From the Lolium rigidum isolate FL_2022 chromosome 2, APGP_CSIRO_Lrig_0.1, whole genome shotgun sequence genome, one window contains:
- the LOC124692182 gene encoding clathrin light chain 2-like has product MATAFDSPTSSPAAAPYRDDPFLSFDAGAPVPAGDDDGGFPASPDPYAFRHDSDANASAHPFGMPDSAASAHPFGMPDSNGVGGLHHDDNNGGLYGSPVLPSPAEMGNEEGFLLREWRRQNAILLEEKEKNEKELRSQITIEAEEFKKGFVEKRKLNLETSKDQNREREKLFLSNQEKFHKGADQQYWKAISELIPHEIANIEKRTGKKDKDKKPGIIVVQGPKPGKPTDMARMRQILLKLKQTPPPHMKPPTPPAVAAAGKAAAAPGKDAPANGTVTETEKPAVAAAATTPAAAAPAPAVEPIAAA; this is encoded by the exons ATGGCCACCGCCTTCGACTCCCCGAcctcctccccggccgccgcgCCCTACCGCGACGACCCCTTCCTCAGCTTCGACGCCGGGGCTCCCGTTCCCGCCGGGGACGACGACGGCGGGTTCCCGGCCTCCCCCGACCCCTACGCCTTCCGCCACGACTCCGACGCCAACGCCAGCGCGCACCCCTTCGGCATGCCGGACTCCGCCGCCAGCGCGCACCCCTTCGGCATGCCGGACTCCAACGGCGTCGGCGGCCTGCACCACGACGACAACAACGGCGGCCTCTACGGCTCCCCCGTCCTCCCGTCCCCCGCCGAGATGGGCAACGAGGAGGGCTTCCTGCTCCGCGAGTGGCGCCG TCAAAACGCAATCCTTCTGGAGGAAAAGGAGAAGAACGAGAAGGAGTTGAGGAGCCAAATTACCATTGAAGCTGAAGAGTTCAAGAAGGGTTTCGTCGAGAAGCGCAAGCTGAACCTTGAGACGAGCAAGGATCAAAACCGTGAAAGGGAGAAG CTTTTCCTATCCAACCAGGAGAAGTTCCACAAGGGCGCAGACCAGCAGTACTGGAAGGCGATATCGGAGCTCATCCCACATGAGATTGCCAACATCGAGAAGAGAACAGGCAAGAAGGACAAGGACAAGAAGCCGGGGATCATTGTGGTCCAGGGCCCCAAGCCTGGGAAGCCCACAGACATGGCACGGATGCGCCAGATACTGCTGAAGCTCAAGCAGACACCACCCCCACACATGAAGCCGCCCACCCCACCTGCTGTGGCAGCCGCTGGGAAGGCAGCGGCGGCGCCTGGCAAGGACGCCCCTGCCAATGGCACCGTCACTGAGACGGAGAAGCCCGCCGTGGCAGCCGCAGCCACTACCCCCGCAGCAGCAGCTCCAGCACCGGCAGTTGAGCCCATTGCCGCTGCCTGA
- the LOC124692181 gene encoding uncharacterized protein LOC124692181 isoform X1 codes for MDAVEIPLPAKVDFGKVLITDGVDGGGGAGGGGEVLRRCADADRRTGDVKQHNQNAESSSSYKNKRTSLEVSMQKSLAGIKSENGKRDYTGTGTVPVPSLHKQASKIPTKKTIKLLDGPPCPKRPKLEPAQNTRAVEAKGHESLPHKIVPEMTQCTASEKSRLLKQKRFSDAKRIDKKNARSGVRSKYDCFTSKSGYGNYDSSFLGNGVLGAHGLKPDIRDITNNVENLPLSELLDGTYKYSSLGREKGKKVLHTKDELLVSVRKAFSMLSDVDCSHGKDANFTPSPRLHSASTSSCDIKEQCSDKPSTLVKVKDPLQTEVCNTILHCPKDILSRLTLPHGHDLDSLLSAGSECSAAVPSMTIHGASLPPFPWSYSQAGGYRPSVDSGKHGSSRSNSHWQWMRVGPYPSALDYEDSTVHKIDDLLQEMDTVKSTIIDSCGKQSNLCGTESTSGSLGQTICSKKIGSEHGPQLLHSLDHGGTSDSFQRNDGGRSLLKTPQASRKVLRAAETLCDMKSSTEGWSAQGYSNRTIKLPKSPPEKVKVRKPSSPFGTAESSSGSRNSDAALTGNGHSTKKIVDRKNDSACMSNPGKGSIRWPVPIEDAASPVRPEKALTPDARQTHGNAARHPIHVSSQARLEKEYENQQKLRKATLASSLGSGDWNRERSRRM; via the exons ATGTGAAGCAGCACAACCAGAACGCAGAAAGCAGTTCATCCTATAAAAATAAGAGGACTTCTTTGGAGGTATCTATGCAAAAATCTCTTGCTGGCATTAAGTCTGAGAACGGCAAGCGGGATTACACTGGAACTGGTACCGTTCCTGTTCCATCCTTGCATAAGCAAGCTAGCAAGATACCGACCAAAAAGACCATAAAGTTGCTGGATGGACCACCTTGTCCAAAAAGGCCAAAGCTAGAGCCAGCTCAAAACACTAGAGCTGTTGAAGCTAAGGGCCATGAATCACTGCCACATAAGATTGTGCCTGAAATGACACAATGCACAGCATCTG AAAAATCAAGGCTGTTAAAGCAAAAGCGTTTTTCTGATGCGAAGAGAATTGACAAGAAGAATGCTAGGTCTGGTGTCAGATCTAAATATGATTGTTTCACATCAAAGTCTGGTTATGGAAATTATGATTCCAGTTTCTTGGGAAACGGCGTGCTTG GAGCTCATGGCCTTAAACCTGATATCCGTGACATCACAAATAACGTCGAGAATCTCCCATTGAGCGAACTTCTGGATGGCACTTACAAATATTCCAGCCTAGGAAGAGAAAAGGGAAAGAAGGTATTGCACACAAAAGATGAACTCCTTGTGTCCGTCAGAAAAGCCTTTTCTATGCTATCTGACGTGGACTGTAGTCACGGGAAGGATGCTAATTTCACCCCGAGTCCTAGGCTGCATTCAGCAAGTACCTCCAGCTGTGATATCAAAGAGCAGTGTAGTGACAAACCATCCACTTTGGTTAAGGTAAAG GACCCTTTACAAACAGAGGTCTGTAATACTATTCTTCATTGTCCAAAGGATATCCTAAGCCGTTTAACACTTCCCCATGGGCACGATCTTGATTCTCTTTTATCAGCTGGAAGTGAGTGCTCAGCTGCAGTGCCTTCCATGACTATTCATGGAGCTAGTTTGCCCCCATTTCCTTGGTCATACTCACAAGCTGGGGGTTATCGACCAAGTGTTGACTCCGGTAAACATGGATCAAGTAGGAGTAACTCACATTGGCAGTGGATGAGAGTCGGACCATATCCCTCTGCTCTAGATTATGAAGATTCAACTGTCCATAAAATTGATGATCTTCTTCAAGAAATGGATACGGTGAAGTCAACTATCATTGATTCATGTGGCAAGCAATCTAATTTATGCGGCACAGAATCAACTTCTGGATCGCTTGGACAAACTATTTGCTCAAAAAAGATTGGAAGCGAGCATGGCCCGCAACTACTGCATTCACTAGACCATGGGGGCACCTCAGATAGCTTCCAGAGGAATGATGGTGGACGTTCTCTTCTAAAAACACCTCAAG CATCACGGAAGGTATTGCGTGCTGCTGAGACCCTGTGTGATATGAAAAGTAGCACTGAAGGGTGGAGCGCGCAAGGATATAGCAACAGAACAATTAAGTTGCCAAAGTCACCTCCGGAAAAGGTGAAAGTACGCAAGCCGTCATCCCCATTCGGTACAGCCGAGAGCTCATCAGGCTCTCGGAATAGTGATGCAGCTCTAACCGGAAATGGCCACTCTACCAAGAAAATAGTAGATAGGAAGAATGATTCTGCATGCATGAGCAACCCAGGGAAAGGCTCTATTAGGTGGCCTGTTCCTATCGAAGATGCAGCATCTCCCGTCAGACCCGAGAAGGCCCTTACACCTGACGCAAGACAAACACATGGCAATGCCGCAAGGCATCCAATCCATGTATCATCGCAGGCTCGGCTTGAGAAGGAGTACGAAAATCAGCAGAAACTGAGGAAAGCAACATTGGCCTCGTCTCTAGGATCAGGAGATTGGAATAGGGAGAGGAGCAGGAGAATGTGA
- the LOC124692181 gene encoding uncharacterized protein LOC124692181 isoform X2, protein MDAVEIPLPAKVDFGKVLITDGVDGGGGAGGGGEVLRRCADADRRTGDVKQHNQNAESSSSYKNKRTSLEVSMQKSLAGIKSENGKRDYTGTGTVPVPSLHKQASKIPTKKTIKLLDGPPCPKRPKLEPAQNTRAVEAKGHESLPHKIVPEMTQCTASEKSRLLKQKRFSDAKRIDKKNARSGVRSKYDCFTSKSGYGNYDSSFLGNGVLGAHGLKPDIRDITNNVENLPLSELLDGTYKYSSLGREKGKKVLHTKDELLVSVRKAFSMLSDVDCSHGKDANFTPSPRLHSASTSSCDIKEQCSDKPSTLVKDPLQTEVCNTILHCPKDILSRLTLPHGHDLDSLLSAGSECSAAVPSMTIHGASLPPFPWSYSQAGGYRPSVDSGKHGSSRSNSHWQWMRVGPYPSALDYEDSTVHKIDDLLQEMDTVKSTIIDSCGKQSNLCGTESTSGSLGQTICSKKIGSEHGPQLLHSLDHGGTSDSFQRNDGGRSLLKTPQASRKVLRAAETLCDMKSSTEGWSAQGYSNRTIKLPKSPPEKVKVRKPSSPFGTAESSSGSRNSDAALTGNGHSTKKIVDRKNDSACMSNPGKGSIRWPVPIEDAASPVRPEKALTPDARQTHGNAARHPIHVSSQARLEKEYENQQKLRKATLASSLGSGDWNRERSRRM, encoded by the exons ATGTGAAGCAGCACAACCAGAACGCAGAAAGCAGTTCATCCTATAAAAATAAGAGGACTTCTTTGGAGGTATCTATGCAAAAATCTCTTGCTGGCATTAAGTCTGAGAACGGCAAGCGGGATTACACTGGAACTGGTACCGTTCCTGTTCCATCCTTGCATAAGCAAGCTAGCAAGATACCGACCAAAAAGACCATAAAGTTGCTGGATGGACCACCTTGTCCAAAAAGGCCAAAGCTAGAGCCAGCTCAAAACACTAGAGCTGTTGAAGCTAAGGGCCATGAATCACTGCCACATAAGATTGTGCCTGAAATGACACAATGCACAGCATCTG AAAAATCAAGGCTGTTAAAGCAAAAGCGTTTTTCTGATGCGAAGAGAATTGACAAGAAGAATGCTAGGTCTGGTGTCAGATCTAAATATGATTGTTTCACATCAAAGTCTGGTTATGGAAATTATGATTCCAGTTTCTTGGGAAACGGCGTGCTTG GAGCTCATGGCCTTAAACCTGATATCCGTGACATCACAAATAACGTCGAGAATCTCCCATTGAGCGAACTTCTGGATGGCACTTACAAATATTCCAGCCTAGGAAGAGAAAAGGGAAAGAAGGTATTGCACACAAAAGATGAACTCCTTGTGTCCGTCAGAAAAGCCTTTTCTATGCTATCTGACGTGGACTGTAGTCACGGGAAGGATGCTAATTTCACCCCGAGTCCTAGGCTGCATTCAGCAAGTACCTCCAGCTGTGATATCAAAGAGCAGTGTAGTGACAAACCATCCACTTTGGTTAAG GACCCTTTACAAACAGAGGTCTGTAATACTATTCTTCATTGTCCAAAGGATATCCTAAGCCGTTTAACACTTCCCCATGGGCACGATCTTGATTCTCTTTTATCAGCTGGAAGTGAGTGCTCAGCTGCAGTGCCTTCCATGACTATTCATGGAGCTAGTTTGCCCCCATTTCCTTGGTCATACTCACAAGCTGGGGGTTATCGACCAAGTGTTGACTCCGGTAAACATGGATCAAGTAGGAGTAACTCACATTGGCAGTGGATGAGAGTCGGACCATATCCCTCTGCTCTAGATTATGAAGATTCAACTGTCCATAAAATTGATGATCTTCTTCAAGAAATGGATACGGTGAAGTCAACTATCATTGATTCATGTGGCAAGCAATCTAATTTATGCGGCACAGAATCAACTTCTGGATCGCTTGGACAAACTATTTGCTCAAAAAAGATTGGAAGCGAGCATGGCCCGCAACTACTGCATTCACTAGACCATGGGGGCACCTCAGATAGCTTCCAGAGGAATGATGGTGGACGTTCTCTTCTAAAAACACCTCAAG CATCACGGAAGGTATTGCGTGCTGCTGAGACCCTGTGTGATATGAAAAGTAGCACTGAAGGGTGGAGCGCGCAAGGATATAGCAACAGAACAATTAAGTTGCCAAAGTCACCTCCGGAAAAGGTGAAAGTACGCAAGCCGTCATCCCCATTCGGTACAGCCGAGAGCTCATCAGGCTCTCGGAATAGTGATGCAGCTCTAACCGGAAATGGCCACTCTACCAAGAAAATAGTAGATAGGAAGAATGATTCTGCATGCATGAGCAACCCAGGGAAAGGCTCTATTAGGTGGCCTGTTCCTATCGAAGATGCAGCATCTCCCGTCAGACCCGAGAAGGCCCTTACACCTGACGCAAGACAAACACATGGCAATGCCGCAAGGCATCCAATCCATGTATCATCGCAGGCTCGGCTTGAGAAGGAGTACGAAAATCAGCAGAAACTGAGGAAAGCAACATTGGCCTCGTCTCTAGGATCAGGAGATTGGAATAGGGAGAGGAGCAGGAGAATGTGA